GTCCCATTTCGATGCTTCCCAGCTTACTCCGCCTGCTGCCCAAATCAGAATGGCAGAGAGGGTCATAAGGAGAATTCCTGCAAAAAAACCTTGAAGACCACGGTCTACTCCATGCTTTTGCTTTAGTCCCAGCGGCCACTTGCGCTTGCGTTCAAACCACGCATACATGGTAAAGGCAGACCCTATAAAAAGAACCGTCTGCAGGTATTGCGTCCAGCGCGCCTCTCCAACCTTAGTGATTTCATCGATATCGGCGCCTGTTGCGGCAGCGTAGATCGCGTAACCGATACCCACCACAATCATAATTCCGATAGGGAGTAACCCGCTCAATACAATTTTGCCCGCCACGCTAAAAAACTTTTTAATCAGAATCACCATCCTAATTTCTAAATTTTAAAATACCATATTAATCCATTACTGCTACAAAATTATAACTTTCCGATTATTTTAATGTCAATTCTTTATGTACGAAAAATTTACATTTCTTGACTAGGTCTATTGTGCTATGATGAGGGCAACTATTGATGGAAGCGTTTTAGTAGATTGTTTCATTGAAAAAGGAGCCGACAAATGAGGAAACTCGTCATTGTCCTGTTATCTGCTATATGCCTGGTATTGTTAGGATTTACCCTATCCTCCTTTATCCATGTATTCCACTATAATTTGTCAGCTCCAGCCGATGTAGGCAGCGCGAATAAATCCGGTTACCGTCTCATCCTGATTACGCAAGAAATGGATACGCCGTTTTGGGATAAGGTAGAGAACGGGGCATCCAAAGCCGCCTCCAAGTATGGAGCCGAACTTGAAGTATGGGGCAGCTACGGAACCAATCAGGAGGATTTTTTGAAAAATATGGAGATCGCGATCGCTTCAAAGGTAGACGGTATTCTGGTACAGGGACTAAATACGGATGAGTTTAATCAATTGGCAACGGTTAAGGCTGCCGGGAACGGAATTCCGATCTTCACGATTGCTAACGACGTACCTATTGAAGACAGCTTAAGGCGGACTTATATCGGTTCCGACCATTACAAGGCAGGACAGATGATAGGTACGCAACTGGCTGAAGATCTTGGTCATAAAGGCAAGGTTGTGCTGATGGTTTCGGATCGTCAGGAGGATTTTCAGAGCAAGCGGCTAAACGGAATACTTAACATCTTGAAGTTCTATCCGGACATAGAACCTATTACGGTAGTAGCAGGGGACACAAGGGAGAAGGTTGTTACGGCTACCAACGAAATTATGAATAAAGAGCCGAATGTAGCTGCTTTTGTATCGGTCACGGCAAACAACGCAAGCGCGATGGTGCAGGAGATTGGCAAGCGCGCGCAGTTGAGCAAGTTCCATATCTACTCTTTTGATGATAGTCCTGAGATCAAGACCTTGCTGAAGGAGAAGAAGATGAGCGGCATTATCGAGCAATCCCCGGAAATGATGGGCGAGCTTGGCGTGCAGCTAATGGTGCAGTGGCTGAAGGGAGAGACTTTCCCCCTAAAATATGATGGTTATTTTACGGATATTCGGCTCCTTAAGGCGGATGAACTCCAATGAATACAGTCCAGAAAAAGATATTGTCGCTCACTGCTATTGTCTTGTTTATCATGGTTGCGATCTGGTTTATCCTCACGTACTACAATCAGAAAATGCAAGATCAATATAATGATATTTTGCAGCGCTACCTGCAAATGAACGAGGTAAGCGCGTCCAGCCAGCAGCTAGTCACTTCGCTTAACAACTACATACAAACGCCAACTCCTTCGAAGCTTTCAAATGTAGAGGGAGACCGGCAGAGACTTCTGAATGCGCAGCTGCATATTGCGGATTTGCGCAACAACAGCAATCAGTTTACCCTAACCAATTATTTGAACCTGATCGACAGTCTGGTGGACTCCACGAATCGGTCAATACGGCTTCTGAACGAGAAGAATAATGAAGAAGCGCTTAATGATTTTACGGAGGCGACACGGCTATCGAAGTATATTTCCGAGATGACGTTAACACTGCTCGGGACCGAGCTTCAGACGTACGACCAGTTCTACCGCGGCATGATTATGCAGTCTGTGGAGCTGAAGAAGCTTGGGGTGTGGATGCTGGCGTTGATCACTTTCCTTCTCCTCCTTTTTACTTATTGGTTCTCGCTAAGCATCACTCGCCCGATCCAGCGTCTTACCCAAGCTGCCCGCGAGCTGTCGAGGGGAAGATTTGATACCCATATCGAAATTTACGCCAATGACGAGATTTCTTTCCTAGCCAAGACCTTTGACCGGATGAGGATCAACATCAACAATCTGATCTCGGAGATTCAGACGAAAGCGCAGCTTGAGAGCGAGCTTCAGAAGAACAAGCTGCTCCTGCAGGAGAGCCAGCTGAGAAGTCTGCAGAGTCAGATCAATCCGCATTTCTTATTTAACACCTTGGATACGTTATCGAAAAAGGCTTATTTGGAAGGCTCGCTGGAAACAAGCGATCTTCTGACCAGTGTGGCGAGACTGCTCCGCTACAATCTTAAGCGGCTAGACAGGCCGGTTACGCTTTATGAGGAAGTCCGCGTACTGCGCGAATATATTTTCATCCAGAAAACAAGGTTTACGGAACGGCTGCGCTTTGTGGAAGAAGTGGATGAAGATTGCTTGCATGTCCAGATTCCGGGGCTTACGATCCAGCCGATTATCGAGAATGCTGTTATTCATGCCATAGAGCCGCTTGAAGATGGCGGCACGATTACGTTCCGCGTTCGGGACGAGGGTTCCGAGATTATGATCGAAATTGAAGACGAAGGCAGCGGCATATCGGAGGAAAAAATATCGCATATCATGGAGGATCGATTTGCCAGCCAGGAGGGCGACGGGCATTCGACGGGTATCGGCTTTGGTAATGTGATTAACCGGCTGCGCCTTTATTACGGCCGGGAGGATGTTATGGCTATTCAGAGTGAGGTAGGCAAAGGAACGAAAGTGATATTGAAGCTGCCGAAGGAAAGGGAGGCCGGTTAAATCATGTATAAGCTGTTAATCGTGGATGACGAGCAGATTGAGCGCGAAGGGTTAAAGGCCATCCTGCAGCATGGATTGCCGGACATTATCATTGAACAGGCGAAGAACGGGAATATAGCGGTACAGCTGGCGGAGGAATTCCGTCCGGACTTGATCTTAATGGATGTGAAGATGCCGGGAATCAATGGACTAGAGGCGGTAGAGTTGATAAGCGCGAATCAGCCGTCGATCAAATTCATTATGGTGACGGCTTATGATACGTTTGACTACGCGCGTAAGGCCATCAAGCTTGGCGTAAAGGACTATCTCCTCAAGCCAAGCAAAGCCTCCGAGATCGTGACAACCGTACAGCGCGTTCTTCATCTCATTGAAGAGGAGAGAAAGACGGTAGAGACAACCGAGCTTCAGCGTACCGCCCTGCAGAGAGTTATGCCTATAATCGAAACGGATATCGTCACGCAATTATTGTTTGATCATGTTCATGAGGTGCATTTGGATGAGCTGGTAGGGCTGCTTGGCGTGCATACGGCAAACGAGAAGTATGCGATGACCGTATTACTGCCTCCGGGAGCGGAGGGCTGCTATACCGCTATAAAGGAAAAGGTCCGAAAGATGGGTAGCGGCTGGGTTGGCGCGATGTACGGACGGCAAATTCCGATCATCGTGTTTCCGGAGGCAGACAGGTCATACCGTTCCCAGGCCGTTACAATGGCGCGCGAATTGCTCGCTGTGGCGAAGGCGGACGGTAACGACGGCTGGTTTGTGGGAATTGGCGGCGTGTATGAGTCGCTTGATCAGATCCGGCAGTCGTATCAGGAGGCCTTAATGGCTTCGATCGATCCGTCGTTGCCGGTCAAATACCGTTTCTACGAGGATACTCCTGTTCTTGGCGTTACGCGGGACGGCTATCCGGTCAAGCTGCTGGAACAGCAGTTGTTCGACCGCATCCGGCTGGGGCAATGGGAGCAGGTCCGTAATGATTTAACGGATTTTATCCGCCGTTATGAGAACGAAGGAGCAAGCCTTTTGCATACCCAGCAGCGTGTACTCGAGTTGCTCTGGATTGCCTCCCGCGTACTTCTTGAGATGGGCGTTGAGATTGATACGCCGATGTTCTCCTTCCAGGTGCGGGACTACAGGCAGCTAAGGGCAGAGTCCGAGCATTTGCTGGAGCGGATGAGACAATCGTATACCGAACATCATGAACGGATTGAGCCGGATGCGATACAACAAATCAAGCAGTATATTACGGATCATTCCCACGAGGATATTTCGCTGGAAGCGATCGGGCGAATGGTTGGTTTAAGTCCTTTTTATATCAGCAAAATGTTTAAAGACCAGCTTGGCATTAACTATATCGATTTTCTGACCGAATGCCGCATTAAGAAAGCGATAAAGCTGATGGGCGATCCCGAGCGGAGTTTGAAGGAAATTACTTATATGGTTGGTTACCATGATCCGAATTACTTCAGTAAAGTATTCAAAAAGATGTGCGAGGTCTCTCCGACGGAATACCGCAAGACACTCCTTGGCAAATCGGCTTCGAGCTAAAAATTTGGGATGAAGGAAGAGAAGCAAATGAAACAGGGCTTCGCGAGGAGAAGGTCTACTCTATTTATTGCCGTTCTAATCGTCTGTTTTCTCTTGTCGGCTTGCGACAGTAATAGCGGTGGTGGGGCGACAGCTGAGAACCTAAATAATAAACAGCCTAAGGCAACCATAGCTCCTTCCGATCACGCAAATAAAAAGATTAAGATTGGCTTCTCGATGGATACGCTCCTCGAGGAACGCTGGCTGAAGGACCGGGATTTATTCCGGGAGGCCTGCGAGGCGCTAGGCGCGGATGTGGAGATTATTGCGGCTAACGGGGATGATGCCAAGCAGATTTCCCAAGCGGAAGCGTTAATCAGCCAAGGGGTCGACATTCTTGTTGTTGTTCCTCATAACGCGGATGCGACGGCTGCCATCGTGAAGAAGGCGCATTCGGCCGGTATTAAAGTGCTTGCGTACGACCGTCTTATAAAAAACGCCGACGTGGATTTATACGTATCGTTTGATAACGAGGCGGTAGGGGAGCTGCAGGCCAAAGCGATCACCAGGCTTGTGCCAAAGGGGAAATTTGTTTATATCGGCGGCGCCGATACGGATAATAACGCGCACTTGTTCAAACAAGGCGTATTTAACGTACTTCAGCCTTATATCGACCGAGGAGATATTACGGTTGTCTATGATCAATGGACGAAGGACTGGACCCCGGTGAATGCCTTGGCCAACATGAAGGATGCGCTTGAAGCGAATAACAATAAGATTGATGCGGTTATTGCTGCCAACGACGCTACGGCGGGTGGTGTCGTTCAGGCGTTAGCGGGGCAAGGGCTGGCGGGCAAGCTCCCGGTTGCCGGCCAGGATGCCGAGCTTGCCGCCGCGCAGCGAATTGTGGAAGGAACGCAGACGATGACCGTGTATAAGCCGATCAAGCTGCTGGCCGACAAAGCCGCCGAGCTTGCCGTCAAGCTGGCGAAAGGCGAGGATACCGGCGCGGACCGGACCGTCAATAACGGCAAGATCGAAGTGCCTTCCGTGCTGCTGTCCCCGATCGCCGTAGACAAATCCAATATTGACGAGACGATTATTGCCGACGGATTCCATTCCCGTGAAGACGTCTATAAGAACGTCGATAAGAAGCTTTGACTCCAATCAGCCGAATATACTGCACTCTGTACAACAAAACTCGTCTGACCGCCTCGAATTGGGCAAATACATTGTATTTCGTGCAAGGCCAGTTCGACTGTTTTAAAAATCGAGTAAGTAAAGATCTTGAGGGGTTGTCCCAACGTCATTTTAATGACTTAAGGGACAGCCCTTTATTTTTTTGCCTGCGGCCCCCGCAGTTCAAAAAAGTCTAGGCGGTTATAAAAGAGTGCTATATAACAGCGCTTTCATTGGAAGTTCCCCGTGCTATAGTTGGTCGTGTAAGGAACAAAGACATTATTGGAGGGGTAACGAAGATGAAAAAAGGCTTCAAATCGTTTGCGCTTTTAATGGTTGTTCTGCTGCTCACGGCTTTGGTTGCAGCTTGCGGTAAAGGCGACAGTAAAGTCAGCGTTGGTATCGTTCTTCCGACGAAAGACGAACCAAGATGGGTTCAAGACGAGCAGCGCTTCAAGGATGCGCTGAAGGGCTCCAAATACACGACGGAAATTCTGTTCAGCCAAGGCTCCTCTGCAAAAGAAAAAGAAAACGTAGAAACATTGATCAATAAAGGCATCAAAGTACTTATTATCTGTCCTCAAGACGGCGACGCGGCTGCTGCTGCTGTAGAAGCTGCGAAAAAAGAAGGCATCAAGGTTATCTCCTATGACCGTTTGATCACCAACACGGACGCGGTTGACTACTACGTTACTTTCGACAGCGTAGCGGTAGGCGCGGCACAAGCTCAATACCTGGTTGATAACGCTAAAGGCAACGGCCAGCCGTTGTACCTGTACGCGGGCGCAGCTTCCGACAACAACGCATTCCTGTTCTTCCAAGGCGCTTGGAACGTTCTGCAGCCAAAAATCGCTGACGGCACTTTCAAAATCGCGAACTCCAGCGAAGCTGAAGCTCTGAAGGCTACAAAAGATCTGTCCCGTGACCAGCTGAGCAAAATCATCGGCCAAGTTACAACAAACTGGGATGCTAACGAAGCGAAAAACAAAGCTCAAACTCACTTGACTGCCGCAGCTGCCGACATGAAAGGCGATGTAGCAATCTTGGCTCCGAACGATGGCACGGCACGTTCGATTGCCGACGTATTTAAAGCGGATAGCGCTATTAAAAGCTATGTAGTAACGGGTCAGGATGCTGAGAAAGCTTCCATTCAATACATCATTGACGGCAAACAATCGATGACGGTATTCAAAGACGTTCGTACGCTTGTTAAAGACGCGATGGGTATGGCCGTAGACATTCTGGACGGCAAAGATCCTGCAACAACAGGCTCGTATGACAATGGCAAAGTAGAAGTGAAAGCAAAACAAACCAACGTTATTGTCGTGAACAAAGGCAATGTGAAGAAAGAACTGATCGATTCGGCTTACTACGCGGCGAGCGATTTCACGGGTCTGTAATCGTAAACGAATAAAGCGCAAAGCTCATGCTTTCGAAGTATGAATTGCTTTGCAATTCATTTGGGGAATAGTGATAGATTCGTCTATCGCTATTCCTTACTTGCAGAGTTGTTTGCTTAAGGAAATCCTTACGATGTAAGAATTATCGCAAAGAACGCGAAAATTCTTTTAGGAGTGCATAGTGATGAGCAACTACATTTTGGAGATGAACAATATCTCGAAGGAATTTACAGGTGTCAAAGCGCTCTCGGACGTGAACTTCAAGGTGGAGAAGGGCGAAATTCATTGTCTCATCGGCGAGAACGGAGCCGGCAAATCAACCCTGATGAAGGTTTTGAGCGGCGTTTATCCCTATGGCACCTACAAAGGCGATATCGTGTTCGAAGACGATATTCAGGCCTTCAACAAAATCAGCGACAGCGTAAAAGCGGGCATCGCCATTATTTATCAGGAACTCGCATTGTTCCCGGACCTTACGGTTTACGAGAATATTTTTGCCGGAAACGAAATAAAACGCGGCTCGGTGGTGGATTGGAACAAGACGATTGTCGAAGCGCAGAAAATGCTTCAGAGGGTTGGCCTAAATGTAAATCCCGAAGTACTGATTAAAGAACTAGGTGTCGGCAAGCAGCAGCTGGTCGAGATCGCCAAAGCATTAAGCAAAAACGTAAAGCTGCTTATTCTGGACGAACCAACGGCAGCTTTGAACGAGAATGACAGCGAGAATCTTCTTGAACTGCTCCGGGAGCTGAAGAAGCAAGGCATTACCTGCATTATGATCTCCCATAAGCTGAAAGAAGTCATCTCCATTGCGGATAAAGCAACGGTGCTTCGCGATGGACGTACCATTTGCACCCTGGACGGGTCCAAGGGGGAAATCACGGAAAACAATATTATCCGGAACATGGTTGGCCGCGAAATAGAAGATATTTATCCGAAGAGAATGAGCAAATCGTTCGGCAGCACAATCCTTG
This region of Paenibacillus sp. JDR-2 genomic DNA includes:
- a CDS encoding sugar ABC transporter substrate-binding protein, with the protein product MRKLVIVLLSAICLVLLGFTLSSFIHVFHYNLSAPADVGSANKSGYRLILITQEMDTPFWDKVENGASKAASKYGAELEVWGSYGTNQEDFLKNMEIAIASKVDGILVQGLNTDEFNQLATVKAAGNGIPIFTIANDVPIEDSLRRTYIGSDHYKAGQMIGTQLAEDLGHKGKVVLMVSDRQEDFQSKRLNGILNILKFYPDIEPITVVAGDTREKVVTATNEIMNKEPNVAAFVSVTANNASAMVQEIGKRAQLSKFHIYSFDDSPEIKTLLKEKKMSGIIEQSPEMMGELGVQLMVQWLKGETFPLKYDGYFTDIRLLKADELQ
- a CDS encoding sensor histidine kinase, whose translation is MNTVQKKILSLTAIVLFIMVAIWFILTYYNQKMQDQYNDILQRYLQMNEVSASSQQLVTSLNNYIQTPTPSKLSNVEGDRQRLLNAQLHIADLRNNSNQFTLTNYLNLIDSLVDSTNRSIRLLNEKNNEEALNDFTEATRLSKYISEMTLTLLGTELQTYDQFYRGMIMQSVELKKLGVWMLALITFLLLLFTYWFSLSITRPIQRLTQAARELSRGRFDTHIEIYANDEISFLAKTFDRMRININNLISEIQTKAQLESELQKNKLLLQESQLRSLQSQINPHFLFNTLDTLSKKAYLEGSLETSDLLTSVARLLRYNLKRLDRPVTLYEEVRVLREYIFIQKTRFTERLRFVEEVDEDCLHVQIPGLTIQPIIENAVIHAIEPLEDGGTITFRVRDEGSEIMIEIEDEGSGISEEKISHIMEDRFASQEGDGHSTGIGFGNVINRLRLYYGREDVMAIQSEVGKGTKVILKLPKEREAG
- a CDS encoding response regulator produces the protein MYKLLIVDDEQIEREGLKAILQHGLPDIIIEQAKNGNIAVQLAEEFRPDLILMDVKMPGINGLEAVELISANQPSIKFIMVTAYDTFDYARKAIKLGVKDYLLKPSKASEIVTTVQRVLHLIEEERKTVETTELQRTALQRVMPIIETDIVTQLLFDHVHEVHLDELVGLLGVHTANEKYAMTVLLPPGAEGCYTAIKEKVRKMGSGWVGAMYGRQIPIIVFPEADRSYRSQAVTMARELLAVAKADGNDGWFVGIGGVYESLDQIRQSYQEALMASIDPSLPVKYRFYEDTPVLGVTRDGYPVKLLEQQLFDRIRLGQWEQVRNDLTDFIRRYENEGASLLHTQQRVLELLWIASRVLLEMGVEIDTPMFSFQVRDYRQLRAESEHLLERMRQSYTEHHERIEPDAIQQIKQYITDHSHEDISLEAIGRMVGLSPFYISKMFKDQLGINYIDFLTECRIKKAIKLMGDPERSLKEITYMVGYHDPNYFSKVFKKMCEVSPTEYRKTLLGKSASS
- the xylF gene encoding D-xylose ABC transporter substrate-binding protein, which encodes MKQGFARRRSTLFIAVLIVCFLLSACDSNSGGGATAENLNNKQPKATIAPSDHANKKIKIGFSMDTLLEERWLKDRDLFREACEALGADVEIIAANGDDAKQISQAEALISQGVDILVVVPHNADATAAIVKKAHSAGIKVLAYDRLIKNADVDLYVSFDNEAVGELQAKAITRLVPKGKFVYIGGADTDNNAHLFKQGVFNVLQPYIDRGDITVVYDQWTKDWTPVNALANMKDALEANNNKIDAVIAANDATAGGVVQALAGQGLAGKLPVAGQDAELAAAQRIVEGTQTMTVYKPIKLLADKAAELAVKLAKGEDTGADRTVNNGKIEVPSVLLSPIAVDKSNIDETIIADGFHSREDVYKNVDKKL
- a CDS encoding sugar ABC transporter substrate-binding protein, whose amino-acid sequence is MKKGFKSFALLMVVLLLTALVAACGKGDSKVSVGIVLPTKDEPRWVQDEQRFKDALKGSKYTTEILFSQGSSAKEKENVETLINKGIKVLIICPQDGDAAAAAVEAAKKEGIKVISYDRLITNTDAVDYYVTFDSVAVGAAQAQYLVDNAKGNGQPLYLYAGAASDNNAFLFFQGAWNVLQPKIADGTFKIANSSEAEALKATKDLSRDQLSKIIGQVTTNWDANEAKNKAQTHLTAAAADMKGDVAILAPNDGTARSIADVFKADSAIKSYVVTGQDAEKASIQYIIDGKQSMTVFKDVRTLVKDAMGMAVDILDGKDPATTGSYDNGKVEVKAKQTNVIVVNKGNVKKELIDSAYYAASDFTGL
- a CDS encoding sugar ABC transporter ATP-binding protein is translated as MSNYILEMNNISKEFTGVKALSDVNFKVEKGEIHCLIGENGAGKSTLMKVLSGVYPYGTYKGDIVFEDDIQAFNKISDSVKAGIAIIYQELALFPDLTVYENIFAGNEIKRGSVVDWNKTIVEAQKMLQRVGLNVNPEVLIKELGVGKQQLVEIAKALSKNVKLLILDEPTAALNENDSENLLELLRELKKQGITCIMISHKLKEVISIADKATVLRDGRTICTLDGSKGEITENNIIRNMVGREIEDIYPKRMSKSFGSTILEVKNWSAYDPELGRHVVKNVNLHVKKGEIVGIAGLMGSGRTELARSIFGNPKSYRLQGELLVNGSAKSLKHPKDAIKEGIAYVTEDRKGDGLFLIQDIKNNISAANLNGISRKGVINDNKEIRIASDYKSSLNVKAPSIEQIVGNLSGGNQQKVSLGKWLFVGPQLLILDEPTRGIDVGAKFEIYTIMNKLIAEGMSIIMISSELGEILGMSDRIYVMAEGAIKGELPIEEANQENIMQFATQ